A single genomic interval of Festucalex cinctus isolate MCC-2025b chromosome 16, RoL_Fcin_1.0, whole genome shotgun sequence harbors:
- the pop7 gene encoding ribonuclease P protein subunit p20, with protein sequence MTEPRNSGMSSLPVKPSDNPCAVDIDPVEYTLRKRLPRKLPKRRNDVYVNMKTDFRAQLARCQKLLDGGSGHREICVHGLGLAINRAINIALQLQASSQGALQLAANTSTVELVDDLEPEDPDEAAEPMTRTRNNSAIHIKVFYPDPQ encoded by the coding sequence ATGACCGAGCCTCGCAATTCAGGGATGTCGTCCCTCCCAGTGAAACCCTCCGACAACCCCTGCGCCGTCGACATAGACCCGGTGGAGTACACCCTCCGGAAGCGACTCCCTCGAAAACTCCCCAAAAGGCGAAACGACGTGTACGTCAACATGAAGACGGACTTCCGGGCGCAACTCGCCCGCTGCCAGAAGCTGCTAGACGGCGGCAGCGGCCACCGGGAGATCTGCGTGCACGGCCTGGGCCTGGCCATCAACCGGGCCATCAACATCGCGCTGCAGCTGCAGGCCAGCAGCCAGGGGGCGTTGCAGCTGGCCGCTAACACCTCCACGGTGGAGCTGGTGGACGACCTAGAGCCGGAGGACCCCGACGAGGCCGCGGAGCCCATGACGCGAACGCGCAACAACTCTGCCATCCACATCAAGGTTTTTTACCCTGACCCCCAGTGA